Proteins from one Setaria italica strain Yugu1 chromosome V, Setaria_italica_v2.0, whole genome shotgun sequence genomic window:
- the LOC101760846 gene encoding probable WRKY transcription factor 65 yields the protein MDGEWSDGAAASSPTVSGGEGKAGPRGVPAEDSPGSPVSPAAAPSTAAPAASRRRRSANKRVVTLPLADVSGPRPKGVGEGNTPTDSWAWRKYGQKPIKGSPFPRAYYRCSSNKGCPARKQVERDRAKPDTVIVTYSFEHNHSDAVPRAQQNRQQAPKPKPQPAPPEPSESPSSGSHDVAATACAGALVTTEGGAAAVEVHDDFRWLYDGVSVTSSTSPSDVDVAEEMLYGTMFFGATVGAPLPDEFGDVGGLFDGEGGGEEDAMFAGLGELPECAMVFRRHAGDGLPMAGGEKVEQPAESTAMS from the exons ATGGACGGCGAGTGGagcgacggggcggcggcgtcgtcgccgacggTGTCCGGCGGCGAGGGCAAGGCTGGGCCGCGTGGTGTTCCGGCTGAGGATTCCCCGGGGTCGCCGGTgtcgccagcagcagcgccgtcGACGGCCGCGCCAGCTGCtagcaggaggcggcggtcggcgaACAAGCGGGTGGTGACCCTGCCGCTGGCCGACGTTAGCGGCCCGCGGCCCAAGGGCGTTGGCGAGGGCAACACGCCGACGGACTCGTGGGCGTGGCGGAAGTACGGCCAAAAGCCCATCAAGGGCTCGCCTTTCCCGAG GGCTTACTACAGGTGCAGCAGCAACAAGGGGTGCCCGGCGAGGAAGCAGGTGGAGCGAGACCGGGCCAAGCCGGACACAGTGATCGTCACCTACTCCTTCGAGCACAACCACTCCGACGCGGTGCCGAGGGCCCAGCAGAACCGCCAGCAGGCCCCGAAGCCCAAGCCGCAGCCGGCCCCGCCGGAGCCGTCGGAGTCTCCGTCATCCGGCAGCCACGACGTCGCAGCAACGGCCTGCGCCGGCGCGCTTGTGACGAccgagggcggcgcggcggccgtcgaGGTGCACGACGACTTCCGGTGGCTCTACGACGGCGTGTCCGTGACCTCGTCGACGTCGCCCTCCGACGTCGACGTGGCGGAAGAGATGCTGTACGGGACGATGTTCTTCGGCGCCACGGTCGGCGCGCCGCTCCCCGACGAGTTCGGCGACGTCGGCGGGTTGTTCGACGGAgaaggaggaggcgaggaggacgcGATGTTCGCGGGGCTCGGCGAGTTGCCCGAGTGCGCCATGGTGTTCCGGCGGCACGCTGGCGACGGGCTGCCCATGGCGGGCGGGGAGAAGGTCGAGCAGC